The segment TGATACACACGGCCGATGCTGCCATAAACTTCTGAATAATAGGCCTTGATTGTTTCAGCAGTTCTGACAGGCACGGATACATATTGTTCTTGCGGCAATATTGTACCGATTGCAGCAGCGACTAATATAATGACGATAAGGCCGACACCGACTTTTACGCTGGAGAAGAAATTCCATATTTTGTCTACAATCGACTTGTTATACGTCTGTGATCTTCTCGCGGTTCCTTCATAGCGCATATCAACTAACTTGTTGTTTCTCTCTTTTTCGGTCAAGGACCGCCCGCAGGATTCACACAATATTGTTCCGGGCGGATTAATATGGCCGCATTTGCATTGCATTTTCTCCATCCGAAAAAAACTCCTTATTCAGGTTTGATTTCTTCCATAAACCCTTTAATGTCTTGCTCCGTCATTTCACCGGTAACAACCCGCTCAATTTCCCCTTCAGGGTTTATCAAAACCGTTGTCGGCAACGGAATGATATTATAAGCAGTCATGACACTTTTCGTTTTGTCGATGACAACCGGGAAAGACAATTTGTATTGGTCAGCGAAGTTTTGCACTTCAAATTCAGACTGGGCAATATTAACGGCCAACACTTGTACGCCTTGGTCTTTAAATTGCTCATACTGGCGATCCATG is part of the Planococcus shenhongbingii genome and harbors:
- the resA gene encoding thiol-disulfide oxidoreductase ResA encodes the protein MKLNEKKNKKKQNRLFMRSAILLVLIAAIGYTLYNNATAEDVTVLEVGDKAPDFSLVDLEGNAHKLSDYKGQGVFLNFWGTWCKPCAKEMPAMDRQYEQFKDQGVQVLAVNIAQSEFEVQNFADQYKLSFPVVIDKTKSVMTAYNIIPLPTTVLINPEGEIERVVTGEMTEQDIKGFMEEIKPE